The genomic segment TGCCGAGACCGTGCGCCAACCGGTTGCCGCCGGTCATGATCTGCTGCAGGTCGTGCTGGATTTGGCCGGCCGTGTTCAGCGACGTCGTCCCCGCCTGGCCGGTCCACCCGGCGGCGCTGACGACGTTCTCGTGGCCGCTCAGGTATTGATTGGCGATGGCGGCTGCCTCTTGCAGGCGCGACTCGATCTTCTGCTGTGAAGCGCGCAGCAGGTCCGGTGTGACAACGGTTGAACTTGGCATTTTTTCTCCCTCGATTTCCTAGGCCTCCCCGACCGGATATGGATAAGAGTGTAGACAGGGATCGGG from the Mycobacterium lentiflavum genome contains:
- a CDS encoding WXG100 family type VII secretion target, translating into MPSSTVVTPDLLRASQQKIESRLQEAAAIANQYLSGHENVVSAAGWTGQAGTTSLNTAGQIQHDLQQIMTGGNRLAHGLGKTATLMEHHEADSAHNLNGVFGGAQSA